The following coding sequences are from one Neovison vison isolate M4711 chromosome X, ASM_NN_V1, whole genome shotgun sequence window:
- the NXT2 gene encoding NTF2-related export protein 2 isoform X2 yields MRRFRRDWSHGRDSGRYQRRREYFDEEPETSYSCSRERRTREEVVTPPLPEQAASGSLMATSVDFKTHVDQACRAAEEFVNIYYETMDKRRRALTRLYLDKATLIWNGNVVTGLEALTNFFEMLPSSEFQVNMLDCQPVHEQATQAQTTVLVVTSGTVKFDGNKQHYFNQNFLLTAQSTPTNTVWKIASDCFRFQDWASS; encoded by the exons ATGAGAAGATTCAGGAGAGACTGGTCTCATGGCAGAGACTCAGGAAGATACCAACGAAGAAGGGAATATTTTGATGAGGAGCCAGAAACCAGTTATTCGTG CAGCCGAGAGCGCCGGACACGTGAAGAGGTAGTGACGCCGCCACTGCCAGAACAGGCTGCTTCGGGCTCGCTCATGGCCACGTCCGTG GATTTTAAGACTCATGTAGATCAGGCATGTAGAGCTGCTGAGGAATTTGTCAATATTTACTATGAGACAATGGATAAAAGAAGACGG gcaCTGACCAGGCTGTATCTGGACAAGGCCACTTTAATATGGAATGGAAATGTTGTTACAGGGCTGGAAGCCCTAACTAATTTTTTTGAGATGTTGCCTTCTAGTGAGTTCCAGGTCAATATGTTAGATTGCCAACCAGTGCATG AGCAAGCTACTCAGGCCCAGACCACAGTTCTTGTTGTGACCAGTGGAACTGTGAAGTTTGATGGAAACAAACAACACTACTTCAACCAGAACTTCCTGCTGACTGCCCAGTCGACTCCTACCAACACCGTGTGGAAGATTGCAAGTGACTGCTTCCGTTTCCAAGACTGGGCTAGTAGTTAA
- the NXT2 gene encoding NTF2-related export protein 2 isoform X1: MATSVDFKTHVDQACRAAEEFVNIYYETMDKRRRALTRLYLDKATLIWNGNVVTGLEALTNFFEMLPSSEFQVNMLDCQPVHEQATQAQTTVLVVTSGTVKFDGNKQHYFNQNFLLTAQSTPTNTVWKIASDCFRFQDWASS; encoded by the exons ATGGCCACGTCCGTG GATTTTAAGACTCATGTAGATCAGGCATGTAGAGCTGCTGAGGAATTTGTCAATATTTACTATGAGACAATGGATAAAAGAAGACGG gcaCTGACCAGGCTGTATCTGGACAAGGCCACTTTAATATGGAATGGAAATGTTGTTACAGGGCTGGAAGCCCTAACTAATTTTTTTGAGATGTTGCCTTCTAGTGAGTTCCAGGTCAATATGTTAGATTGCCAACCAGTGCATG AGCAAGCTACTCAGGCCCAGACCACAGTTCTTGTTGTGACCAGTGGAACTGTGAAGTTTGATGGAAACAAACAACACTACTTCAACCAGAACTTCCTGCTGACTGCCCAGTCGACTCCTACCAACACCGTGTGGAAGATTGCAAGTGACTGCTTCCGTTTCCAAGACTGGGCTAGTAGTTAA